The bacterium nucleotide sequence CGGGCGGCGGCCACGAGAGCGGCGGCCGTGTCGGTGCCGCCGATGAGTTCGACGAGCAGGTCGGGGCGGGGGTTCAGCAGGTCGCGCCAGCGCTCGGTGAGCAGGTGGCGCGGCACGTCGACGGCCCGGCGCGTCTTCGCGTCGCTCACCAGGATGCCGGTGAGTTCGAAGTCCTCCTCGAGACGCTGCAGCCAGCGGCACACGCCGAGTCCCACGCTGCCCAGTCCGGCGAGGGCCACCTTGAGGCGGCGGGGCCGCGGCGGGACGCGTTCGAAGCCGGTCGGGAGGCGCCCGGCGACGGTGCCCCGCGGGCTACCGCAGCGGGTGATCGTGAACTCGAGTCCGTGGCGCGCCGCGAACTCGACGGCCTTGGGCTGCACGAGCGGACCGCCCACGCGCAGGCACTCCTCGTAGGGGGCCGTGGCGTAGCGGGTCGTGCGGTCGAGGCGGCCGTGGTCGTCGACCCGCAGCAGTCCCTCGACGTCCTTGAGCAGGCGGCATGCGACGGCGCCGGCCTCGCGTGCGAGGAAGAGCGCAGTGAGGTCGGAGCCGCCCCGGCCGAGCAGGGTGGTGCGGCCGGAGGCGTCGAGTCCGCAGAACCCGGGCACGACGACCACGGGATGGTCGTCCAGGAAGCGCCGCAGGGCGGCGCGGTCGACGGCAACGGGCTCGGCGTCGAGGACCGGCCCGTCCGTGCGCAGGGACAGGCGCCGGTGATCGAGGATCTCGGCGTCGAGTCCGACCTCGGCCAGCGCGAGGCCGAGGTGGGCGGCCGCGCGGGCTTCGCCCGTCTCCAGGAGCCGGGCCAGGGCGTGGGGATCCGGCCGGTCGCATTGGCGGCGCGCGTCCTGGAGGAGCGTGTCGGTGGTGACGCCGAAGGCCGACACGACGGCCACGACGCGACGGCCGCGCCGCACCTCGCGGTAGATCTCCGCGACGGCCGCGGGCAGGGAGAGCTCGTCGCGCAGCACCGAGCTGCCGAACTTCAGGACGACGACGGGAGCTTGGCGGCTAGGCATGACGGGCCTCCTTGCGGCAGGGAGTGGTCGGGTTCGTCGCGAGGGCGCCGAGCGCCCGGTCGAGATCGGCGATGATGGCGTCGGGATCCTCGAGCCCGACCGAGAGGCGGATGAGCCCGTCGGTCACGCCGAGGGCGGCGCGGATCTC carries:
- a CDS encoding homoserine dehydrogenase, producing MPSRQAPVVVLKFGSSVLRDELSLPAAVAEIYREVRRGRRVVAVVSAFGVTTDTLLQDARRQCDRPDPHALARLLETGEARAAAHLGLALAEVGLDAEILDHRRLSLRTDGPVLDAEPVAVDRAALRRFLDDHPVVVVPGFCGLDASGRTTLLGRGGSDLTALFLAREAGAVACRLLKDVEGLLRVDDHGRLDRTTRYATAPYEECLRVGGPLVQPKAVEFAARHGLEFTITRCGSPRGTVAGRLPTGFERVPPRPRRLKVALAGLGSVGLGVCRWLQRLEEDFELTGILVSDAKTRRAVDVPRHLLTERWRDLLNPRPDLLVELIGGTDTAAALVAAARLRGIPVVTANKQLLALDPDLLREAAAGDGRLLRGSASVGGGLPALELVARLADELPVLAVSGVLNGTCNFVLDRMQAGARYGDAIREARERGLAEADPYLDVSGLDAVYKLALLATAAFGVPVTPDEIVCEGLDRVSQTRLARARESGGELKLVAEARRHRGGVTARVGVRSLPPAHPLAGCREEGNRLLVETADGTTHRLDGLGAGRWPTTCAVVADLLDLRRTLVAPTVPAAAAERRKRGTGT